CTTCAAACTGCAGCTAACGATGATTTTCATCCTCAAAAAAatcctgcaggtttttatttgacaaattCATTAAAAGGATCATTTAGAATGAAAATTGTTGCCAGCACTAATCTAAATAAACCAGATAATGAATGTGTGCTTGTTGTCATAGCAGCCAAAGCTGCAGTCATGACTCTACTCACTCTGTCTCCACAGCCAGCCTGACCTCAGGAGCGCCATGTGTCTCGCTGTGGTCCCAGTTggtttaatgataataatccagttgaatcaaaaagagaaatttaAATTTTCTGGTTTAACCTCCTCTGCTTCAGTCAGATCCAGAGACAGTGAGGTCCAGCAGATTAATCTGGCTCTGGTCAGGACTAAGACTGACTCACAGGATCATTCTGGATTAACTGAATGTTGGGCCAcaccctctcttctcctcttcctcactctttcTAGACTGATTTCTCCTCCTGACTCTCACACTGTCTCATACCTGTTATATTGTTGCTCAGGTCAGAAACTAACATCATGTGAGCGCAGCCTCGTCCACTCATGAGCATGTTTTCACGAGTTAATCCCAGCACTGAAATAACATGAGGATTAGCCGAATTGTAACAGTTCCCAGGTCAGTTATGAGAGTCTTCCCAGGATGACtagtgacatcacttcctgttataGGTTCCAGAAAACGCTGGTCTCCTGTATGTCAGCTGATTATGTcctgacagcagtgttttaaaTCAGAATCAGTGTTTTCTTACAGCTACAATCACTGTCTGCAGTGCCTCACCTGCGAGGTCTCTCATGTGatcacacacctgctgtcacataTTTAGATTTTCACCTGCCTGCTCACCTCTTCCACACTTTCAGGTCTTACATCAAACCAGCCACATTTACAACCAGTTCTCATTCACATGTCCAATACCACCAACAACATGTCACACCGCTCAGACGCAGGTACCTTTAACAACCTTTAACACAACAACTTAAACAAGTCTAATTTTGTGCAAAATTTGAATGAAAGTAAATTTAATCACAAGgggaaaatgcacaaaaataaaagtttgatttgaaataaaaaaaagattattttacAGCAAATATGTTTCCAATGGAAAGTATAAAATCCAAAActaaaacagtattttattttcatcagtgtCTTTCACTCTGGAAATGAGACAGTGACTGTACATAgaatataataattattaattattacaATTCATATTGGCTTTGCTCCTCAGTCGCTCCCACATGAATCTATTTTTACCTCAATTATTACTCCTCCCAACATGTCTTCACAAAGAATAAGTAGCAGTCAGAGCCTGTTTTCTTCTACTTGCTGTTAATGTTGTGTCTATTCTAAACCACACAGTAGTCCAGCGTGTCTCAGACAGTCGGCTGGTCTCGTGTTTTTGCCTCCACTGGCTGTCACACCTATGCAGAGGACTGGACCTGCAGCTGGGAGGTGTTGTTGATGAGATCTCTGGGTAGAGCTTCTCGGGCCTCTTGCATCTTCCTCCTGGCTCTCTGGAAGGcctctgacagagaaaaaaaaagacgaagAAACAATGTAGAGAGAAAATAGTAAAACTACACAGAACAGAACTTTATTTGCTTATTAATATTCATCTTGTAATTTCACTCAAAACAGGCggaaaacaaaagtttttcTTTGAATGTTTTGACTCCACTCGTCGTGACACAAGGAAAACCTCCTTTCTCATGACCGTAGATCTGTTGCTGCACAGAGTACTGCGTAACTCATCCTGAGTGAGTGTCTTTACCCAGGATGGTGCAAACTGCCCCCTGCTGACTAAATCCTCCCAGCTGGTCAAAAActttctgcctcctcttcttcagcatGGCGGCATCGACAAAggccctgaaacacacacagcatggacacGTGTGAAGCTACTGCACAGGGAATCGAACTATTTAATAGTGCAGTAACTGATACTaatacatgaaatatttcacagagAGTTTGGACCAAATAATAAGTTAAATAACTCACCTGGCCTGCTGCACACAGTGCAAATTAAAGGTGACACTTCCTGTGGTTTCAGTGCGAAAGCCAAAGCGGCTCAgcctctctccctgcagacacacatggaAGAACTTTACAGTATTAACACTGTGTGCAGATCATACTTTCAGTttattaatgatgttttttattttaaaaaatgtatttttgtatattaaaaataattaattggaGTGGAAGAAATCATCATCACAGTGGAACCAGTTACAGTAaattaaactgcagcttttttgtatttctacattttttctctctgcaggaaaacGTATGTAAACATAAAATCCAGGTGAACCTGTCCATCTTTGAGGGACAAGAAGCAAAAACAAGAAGACAATGAGCTTAAACTGTCCATGTCCGCTCTTCATCTCCACCGAGCTTCCACTGAGGCTTGAGCCCACCTTGAAGGTCCCCGGGACTCTGACGTAGCTGAGGTCCTCAAGCTCCGGGGAGCCTCCGATGAAGAAGCGCCTCAGTGCAGAGACCGTCCCCGTCTGAAGGGGTCTCCACGTATGGcatgttactgtatgtttacctggaaaacacagaagtaaacacgtgcacacacacacacacacacacacacacacacacacacacacaaaacaaacataaaacaaacataaaacaggtAGGTACGCAGGTAAATAAGGCCAAGGGCttaatttacaaaacaaaaaattaaattgaaaagTATCTTTTGTACATGTTAATTAGAGCCTGAAAAGTGggttgattaatcaattactAGAGCAACAACATATCAACTGTAACTAtttttaatcaatcaatcattttagacatttttcaaGCACTAATGCCAAACATTTGTTGcttccagcttctaaaatgtcagaaaattgctGCTTTGTGTCATTTCCACTGTGTTCTGACCTTTTCCAGAAAAATCTACAAATCAACGACGGGCaataataatcagcagattaatgagtaatgaaaataactgttggctgcagcccagcagctctgcagcgtGCACAGCATACCAGGCATGACAGGAAAAAGCAGATAGCCGTAGCCTTCAGTCCGATAGCGCTGCCATGAGTCCAGAGACAGAACCTTGAAGTAGAGCACTGGCCACTGAGGAATTGACTCTGAAACCAGGAGAAAACTCACATGTCAGTCTAAACTCTCAAATCATCAGTGTATcattaaaatcaacaaaatctcTCAAACACACGATCCTGTGTGGCTGATACTAACCCTCGCTCTCCTTTTCACACATGTAGAAAGCCTCAAAGCTGAAGGGGTAACTGAAGAAAGCAACATTTTCCTGTTGGCAGAGAGAACGTTGAGGGTTTAACAGACCTCGGCAGCCGTGCTCTGAAGCTGACCACCTGACAACTGAACAGTCAACACACCTGCCCCAATGTTTTGGTCCTGCAGGTCTGGGTAACACCTGAGAGAGACTGAAATGGCAAACTGGACCAATCTTCAAACAAACCAGAGCAAAACGAGATGAAGAGTTAaatttcatttagtttaatAATTTCAAAATGTCTAACAACACAGAAGAATcacaatgtaaatatatatatatatatatatatatatatgtgacTCACTGTTGGGCAGTTCCATGAAGAAGTGAATGTATAAGTTATCATATTCAAAACCTTTGGCTGCGACTgagtgaagagaagaagaagaagaagaagaagaagaagaagagatttaaATACCAGTGACTGACATTGTCTAAATTTATGAAGCAGTGAAGACCACAGCTTTCCTGCTCACCTATCTCTCCATTCATCAGGTAACGCAGAACACCCACAGGAGGCTGAGGGGGAGACTCACAGTCAGTGCAAAGCCAAATACACCAAAATGAAAAGTGTTAGTTACCAAATTTACCGTTTTGTTTTTAGTCCAGCAATATTTTACTGATATTGACATTTTTCAAGGAAAAGTACAAATGTGTTGGTTTGagaggatttgcagctttttgttgtCGTACATGagagtaaactgaatatctttgggttttggactgttctTTCTGAATGTGTAACCGTGGCCTCTGGGCACAGTGATAGTTTGTTAAAGGACTAACCATTTCAAAGTCCTGTCCAACGAGGCTGTTGAGGTACTCCTTGTGTCGTACATACAGCTAGAAACAGAAGAGAATACTCAGTACATGAACACTGAAAGTTAtactcttcagctctgctctgggCTGCAGGAACTGTGACAGAGATGAACCCACGTCTTTGTACAtgttctgctccctctcctgttcCTCTGGCTTCATGGCTTTGGATACATTCTCCACAGTGAGACGCCAAACTTCTCTCTTCTCCCCATCTGTCACAAtcctgcacagaaaaacagaaacacacagtcagcctggttttcttttcatttgtccaaAAACATTCATCCCTTCTTTATCCTAA
Above is a genomic segment from Chelmon rostratus isolate fCheRos1 chromosome 14, fCheRos1.pri, whole genome shotgun sequence containing:
- the mks1 gene encoding Meckel syndrome type 1 protein isoform X1, which encodes MADCWNTDTGEAVFRSRDVVKNLRIKVRIERVTSTAALSLHLQQQVLSQQDRGAIELETLTSQGQTGDNEEELVVGWQEKLFSQYEMELFQNEAACQTPLDRQYHTEVKALNKTKGRRNHRIFTYTDHDRFTDCLPVHQLHSTELLTATTSSPTFLAERMASVRHRRQDRRTMDCSIPKTKIINWEPTEEFVKSSHVVNSTMQTMHIMGDLSPPGRLGQKENECLLVTIKTDGSGTVIIKPDFNKGKEPYRIVTDGEKREVWRLTVENVSKAMKPEEQEREQNMYKDLYVRHKEYLNSLVGQDFEMPPVGVLRYLMNGEIVAAKGFEYDNLYIHFFMELPNNWSSLPFQSLSGVTQTCRTKTLGQENVAFFSYPFSFEAFYMCEKESEESIPQWPVLYFKVLSLDSWQRYRTEGYGYLLFPVMPGKHTVTCHTWRPLQTGTVSALRRFFIGGSPELEDLSYVRVPGTFKGERLSRFGFRTETTGSVTFNLHCVQQARAFVDAAMLKKRRQKVFDQLGGFSQQGAVCTILESQEEDARGPRSSTQRSHQQHLPAAGPVLCIGVTASGGKNTRPADCLRHAGLLCGLE
- the mks1 gene encoding Meckel syndrome type 1 protein isoform X2 is translated as MADCWNTDTGEAVFRSRDVVKNLRIKVRIERVTSTAALSLHLQQQVLSQQDRGAIELETLTSQGQTGDNEEELVVGWQEKLFSQYEMELFQNEAACQTPLDRQYHTEVKALNKTKGRRNHRIFTYTDHDRFTDCLPVHQLHSTELLTATTSSPTFLAERMASVRHRRQDRRTMDCSIPKTKIINWEPTEEFVKSSHVVNSTMQTMHIMGDLSPPGRLGQKENECLLVTIKTDGSGTVIIKPDFNKGKEPYRIVTDGEKREVWRLTVENVSKAMKPEEQEREQNMYKDLYVRHKEYLNSLVGQDFEMPPVGVLRYLMNGEIVAAKGFEYDNLYIHFFMELPNNWSSLPFQSLSGVTQTCRTKTLGQENVAFFSYPFSFEAFYMCEKESEESIPQWPVLYFKVLSLDSWQRYRTEGYGYLLFPVMPGKHTVTCHTWRPLQTGTVSALRRFFIGGSPELEDLSYVRVPGTFKGERLSRFGFRTETTGSVTFNLHCVQQARAFVDAAMLKKRRQKVFDQLGGFSQQGAVCTILEAFQRARRKMQEAREALPRDLINNTSQLQVQSSA